GGTCAGTGTGGACGGGCTGTACAGGTTGACGTACAGAGCGCTCCCGTCGGCCTTCTTGAAGTACACCGAGTCCTGGTACTTCGTGGCACTCTCCATGCCCGTGCCCTCGCAGCAGGTCGTGCCCTGCTTGGGCGTGTAGTCGCGCACGTGCCCGGGCTTCAGGCCGATGAAGTACGTGACGAGCGGCTTCTCCGCGTCGGCCTTGTCCTGCTTGGAGCCGAGCACCTGGTTGTACAGCGCCCGCTCGTAGTAGTCCATGTACTTCGGGTCCTGCTCGTGGAAGAACAGCATCCGGCTCAGCTTGAGCAGGTTGTACGCACAGCAGGTCTCGGCGTTGGTGTCGCTGATCGTGCCGGCGATGACCCCGCGGGCCTTCCAGAACTCGGCCGTGCTCGTCCCGCCGATGCCGTACATGCGCTGCGGGACGACCATGCCCCAGAAGTTCTTCGCGGCCGTGAGGTAGCGGGCCTCGCCCGTGGCGTCGTACAGCCGGACGTAACCGGTGAAGATCGGGATGTGCTGGTTGGCGTGCAGGCCGTCCAGGATGTCGGTGTTCGCGGCGCAGGCGTCGATGAGCCTGTCCAGGTCGAACAGCTTGGCCAGCGCGAGGTGTTCGGCCTTCTGGGTGATCGAGTGCAGGTCGACGATCGTCTCCACGATGCCGCCGAACTCGCCGCTGGAGAAGATGCCCCACATCCGCTGGAGGGTGGCGTCGGGCAGCTTGGACAGCCGGGAGTACATCCAGTCGCACATGCCGGACGCGAGATCGAGGGCGCGGGCGTCGTCGGTGGCGAGGTGGGCGTCCAGCAGGCCCTTGAGGATCTTGTGCGCGGTGTAGTACGGCGCCCACACCCTGGTGTAGTCGCCACTGGTCATCGACTCCAGCTCGATGAACTGGGTCTCCGGGTACGCGGCGAGGAACCCGGGGTGGCTCGGCCCGCCCCAGGTGCGGCGCAGCGTGGCGGTCAGCCCGCGGCCGGAGGCGTCCGCGAACGTGCCGCCGGTCGTCTCGAAGAAGTCGTACGACGCCAGGTTGCCGCGGCCGGCCGAGGTCGCCGAGGCCCGGTTGCTCTGCAGCGCCGTGATCTCGGCGGCGGTCAGGGCCCGCGACCAGACGTTGAACTCGTCGAAGGCGCCCGCGAACACCGGGTCGCCGGAGAAGTTCGAGCGGCCGAGCCAGTTGTTCGTCAGGGTGCCCAGCGTCGACGGGTTGAGGGTCATCGACGTGTTCTGGGCGACGGCTGTGCCGTTGACGTACAGCGTGCCCGTGCTGCCGCTGATCGTCACCGCCAGGTGGCTCCACTGGTTCAGGGGCAGTGCGGCGGTGCCGTTGAGCCCCTGCTCCCCGCCGGGGCCGTTGGTGGTGATGGCGAACCGGGGGACGCCGTTGGCGTTGCGTCCGGCCAGGTACATGTACCGGGTGGTGTTGTCGCCGAAGTCGAAGACGCGGGCCCAGTTGGCATTGTGGGTGGGCTTCACCCAGGCCGACAGGGTGACTGCCGAGGCGCCCCCGAGCACAGAGGCCGGCAGGTCGACGTACTGGTACGAGCCGCGCACGTTCTCCTGGGCCGTGCCGAACTTCCCGGTGACGCTGAGCATCCGCGGGTCGCGGCGCAGCGCCTCACGCACCTCGGTCAGTGCCCCGACCATGGTTCCGATCTTGTCGGCGTACGCCTGTTCCCCGGTGCTCGCGTACGCCTGCGACAGCATGCTCAGGAAGTGGCCGGTGTAGTGGCCGCGGAGATTGCCGTTGGCCTCACCGTCCAGCCCCTCCCAGCCGCCCGGGGCCACCGCGCCGCCCGTGGAGAGGCCGGCGTTGGCGCGGAAGACCTGCAGGAGCCGGTTCACGTCGTAGCCCCGGCCGTGATCGAGCATCAGCTGACGCTTGCCGGCGAAGATGCCCGGCCGGAGGGCCACGTCGTCGAGGGCGAAGGGCTGGACGGTCCAGGCGGACGGGGCGGCGGCCGCAGCCTGTGCTTCCCGCACGGCAGCCGCAGCCTGAGCCCCCGGAACGGCGGCCGAGGCCCGGCCCGTTGCCGCGAACGAGGCCGCGGGGGCCGCCGCCGCCAGCGCCGCGGCATGGAGAAGGGATCTTCTGGAGAGGGGCGGTGCCATGTGGGCTCCTCCACGAGGTCAACGCGGGTTCGGAGTATCGAACGATGTGCGAATGGTCGACCAGACGCTATGCGTGGGCTGGGAAGGCGTCAACGGTACTGACGGGATTGGCGCTGCTAGGAACGACCCGCGAGTCGTACCAGGGACTCTGCTCCAGCGCCCGCTCCAACTCGTTCCGCATACCGGCCAGTCAGAGCGCCACGGCCGCAACGCGCCGACGGTGGTGGCCGATGGCGCGGCCGGCCGGCACGTGCTGCCACGCGCAGGAGCCGGTGGCCCTGAGCACCCAGGCCTGCGACGCGGAGGGCTCCGTCGGCGACGGTCCCGCCGCTCCCTGCCGGCATTTCCCGGAATCCAAAGGAACGACGCCCGGGAGTCGGCCGGTTCGGACGAATGGGCAACCGCCCGTCAGCTGTCGGAGAACAGCTCGGAACCTACGAGTGAGGGTGCGTGAGGACGAAGTGCAGCGCCGCGCTCACATTTACCAGCCCCGCCCCGATGGCCTCGTCCGGACCGGGCTTACAAGAGCAGTGCCGCTGCTCCCGCGATCTGCGGTGCCGCGGCCGACGAGCCCGAGAACAGGGCCCAGCCGTCGTTGCGTGACGTGCCGTCGTCCGCATCGCTCTCCTCGGCGTCGATCGTGCAGCCGGGCGGAATCGGGAGCATGAGGTACTGAGCCAGGCGCGCCAGACCGACCAGCCCGGAAACTGCGGGACGACGACGCCGTCGAACCAGGGGCTGGTGTAACCGCTCGTGCAGTCCGACGCCCGCAGCTCGTCCTGCGGACCGGAGAACACGCCGCCGACCGACAGCACTCCGGGAACCTGCGGCTCGATCGAGAAGTGGCCGTTGTCCGCGGCGAAGACGACGACGATGCCGTCCTCCCACGCGTCCCGGGTCGGGTAGTTGGCCAGCCGGCTCAGTCGGCCCAGGTACCGGTGGTCAGGAGGAGGCCGCCGACCGTACGAGCCAGTCGTACGCTTCGCGCGCCGTGAACTCCCCCTGCCCGCCCCGCAGTAGTAGACCGGCTGTCGCGAACTCCGGGGCGTCCGCCTGGGCGGCCACGTACGGGATCGCGATGCAGCGCATTCCGGCCGCGTGCGCGGCGGCGGCGCCGGGGGCCGCGTCCTCCAGGACCACGCAGTCGCCCGGTGCCGCGCCGAGCCGACGGGCCGCCTCCAGGAAGACATCGGGGGCGGGCTTGCCGCGCTCGACCTCGTCGGCCGATACGACGGTGCGCAGATGGGCGTCCAGGCCCGTGCCGGCGAGGATCGCCGTGATGGCCCCGTGCGACGAGCCGGACGCCACGGCCATCGGGACGCCCTCGGTCGCCAGCAGC
Above is a window of Streptomyces sp. DT2A-34 DNA encoding:
- a CDS encoding HAD family phosphatase; translation: MSGLNGTSVIFDLDGTLVDSEPNYYEAGRQVLAEHGVPDFTWADHERYVGISTQETVTLWKREYGLRASVDELLAAKNRRYLELARTATRAYPEMREFVELLATEGVPMAVASGSSHGAITAILAGTGLDAHLRTVVSADEVERGKPAPDVFLEAARRLGAAPGDCVVLEDAAPGAAAAHAAGMRCIAIPYVAAQADAPEFATAGLLLRGGQGEFTAREAYDWLVRSAASS
- a CDS encoding beta-L-arabinofuranosidase domain-containing protein, with amino-acid sequence MAPPLSRRSLLHAAALAAAAPAASFAATGRASAAVPGAQAAAAVREAQAAAAAPSAWTVQPFALDDVALRPGIFAGKRQLMLDHGRGYDVNRLLQVFRANAGLSTGGAVAPGGWEGLDGEANGNLRGHYTGHFLSMLSQAYASTGEQAYADKIGTMVGALTEVREALRRDPRMLSVTGKFGTAQENVRGSYQYVDLPASVLGGASAVTLSAWVKPTHNANWARVFDFGDNTTRYMYLAGRNANGVPRFAITTNGPGGEQGLNGTAALPLNQWSHLAVTISGSTGTLYVNGTAVAQNTSMTLNPSTLGTLTNNWLGRSNFSGDPVFAGAFDEFNVWSRALTAAEITALQSNRASATSAGRGNLASYDFFETTGGTFADASGRGLTATLRRTWGGPSHPGFLAAYPETQFIELESMTSGDYTRVWAPYYTAHKILKGLLDAHLATDDARALDLASGMCDWMYSRLSKLPDATLQRMWGIFSSGEFGGIVETIVDLHSITQKAEHLALAKLFDLDRLIDACAANTDILDGLHANQHIPIFTGYVRLYDATGEARYLTAAKNFWGMVVPQRMYGIGGTSTAEFWKARGVIAGTISDTNAETCCAYNLLKLSRMLFFHEQDPKYMDYYERALYNQVLGSKQDKADAEKPLVTYFIGLKPGHVRDYTPKQGTTCCEGTGMESATKYQDSVYFKKADGSALYVNLYSPSTLTWAEKGVTVTQSTNFPREQGSTITMGGGSASFELKLRVPSWATGGFKVTVNGSAVGGTPVAGSYFTVSRNWRSGDTVRVTLPFRLRVEKALDDPSLQTLFYGPVNLVGRNSSTDYLQLGLYRNAGLSGDLLPSLTPVSGKPLHYTLGGTEFAPFFEGTEDPTHAYFRRSEPRIVFGNTDSGVANPAKSDGTTLLDEIWAGAPFSSKAALVSRVRATVNAWVTGGLLSQADGQTVVRTAEQATYAP
- a CDS encoding S8 family serine peptidase, with the translated sequence MLPIPPGCTIDAEESDADDGTSRNDGWALFSGSSAAAPQIAGAAALLL